The following proteins are co-located in the Triticum aestivum cultivar Chinese Spring chromosome 1A, IWGSC CS RefSeq v2.1, whole genome shotgun sequence genome:
- the LOC123096755 gene encoding chitinase 10, with product MARLFLPPVLLAFSLAAATLILNVGVAEAFSWQRQGWRHVFRGRYGRRHRISSIVTETMFSSMFLHKDNDDCPAKGFYTYSSFVSAAEWFREFGSGAHHVDSDTRKREVAAFLAQISHETTGGWATAPDGPYSWGLCFKEEINASSNYCDADNKEWPCVPGKSYHGRGPMQLSWNYNYGPAGEALCFDGPGNPELVASDPVLAFKAALWFWMTPQEPKPSCHDVMLGRYVPTDADRQANRTAGFGLTTNIINGGLECNLPADSRVKDRIGYYRRYCEILKVDDLGDNLDCAQQLPYS from the exons ATGGCGCGCTTGTTTCTTCCTCCCGTCCTGCTGGCCTTCTCCCTGGCCGCCGCTACCCTCATCCTGAACGTCGGCGTCGCGGAGGCATTTTCGTGGCAGCGGCAAGGGTGGCGCCACGTCTTCCGCGGCCGCTACGGCCGCCGCCACCGCATCTCGTCGATCGTGACGGAGACGATGTTCTCGAGCATGTTCCTGCACAAGGACAACGACGACTGCCCCGCCAAGGGATTCTACACCTACTCCTCCTTCGTCAGCGCAGCGGAGTGGTTCCGGGAGTTCGGCAGCGGCGCCCACCACGTCGACTCGGACACGCGCAAGCGCGAGGTCGCCGCCTTCCTGGCGCAGATCTCCCATGAGACCACCGGCGGGTGGGCGACGGCGCCCGACGGGCCGTACTCGTGGGGCCTCTGCTTCAAGGAAGAGATCAATGCGTCCAGCAACTACTGCGACGCTGACAACAAGGAGTGGCCCTGCGTCCCCGGTAAATCCTACCACGGCCGCGGACCCATGCAACTCTCCTG GAACTACAACTACGGGCCGGCGGGGGAGGCGCTGTGCTTCGACGGGCCGGGGAACCCGGAGCTCGTGGCGAGCGATCCGGTATTGGCGTTCAAGGCGGCGCTGTGGTTCTGGATGACGCCGCAGGAGCCCAAGCCGTCGTGCCACGACGTGATGCTGGGGCGGTACGTGCCCACCGACGCCGACAGGCAGGCGAACCGAACGGCGGGGTTCGGGCTCACCACCAACATCATCAACGGCGGGCTCGAGTGCAACCTCCCTGCCGATTCGAGGGTGAAGGATAGGATCGGGTACTACCGCCGGTACTGTGAGATCCTCAAGGTCGACGACCTTGGGGACAACTTGGACTGCGCTCAACAGCTGCCCTACTCGTAA